The Manis javanica isolate MJ-LG chromosome 4, MJ_LKY, whole genome shotgun sequence genome contains a region encoding:
- the SAMD13 gene encoding sterile alpha motif domain-containing protein 13 isoform X4, with protein sequence MENGRPPDPADWAVMDVVNYFRTAGFEEQANVFQEQEIDGKSLLLMTRNDVLTGLQLKLGPALKIYEYHVKPLQTKHSKSSSA encoded by the exons ATGGAGAATGGGAGACCTCCTGATCCCGCAGACTGGGCTGTGATGGATGTTGTCAATTATTTCCGCACAGCAGGATTTGAGGAACAAGCTAATGTTTTTCAAGAACAG GAAATTGATGGAAAATCCCTGCTGTTGATGACAAGAAATGATGTGTTGACAGGACTCCAGTTGAAGCTGGGGCCTGCTCTGAAAATCTATGAGTACCATGTAAAGCCTCTGCAGACCAAGCACTCGAAGAGCAGCTCTGCATAG
- the SAMD13 gene encoding sterile alpha motif domain-containing protein 13 isoform X3 gives MLTLTIISSMENGRPPDPADWAVMDVVNYFRTAGFEEQANVFQEQEIDGKSLLLMTRNDVLTGLQLKLGPALKIYEYHVKPLQTKHSKSSSA, from the exons TTCCATGGAGAATGGGAGACCTCCTGATCCCGCAGACTGGGCTGTGATGGATGTTGTCAATTATTTCCGCACAGCAGGATTTGAGGAACAAGCTAATGTTTTTCAAGAACAG GAAATTGATGGAAAATCCCTGCTGTTGATGACAAGAAATGATGTGTTGACAGGACTCCAGTTGAAGCTGGGGCCTGCTCTGAAAATCTATGAGTACCATGTAAAGCCTCTGCAGACCAAGCACTCGAAGAGCAGCTCTGCATAG